The genomic segment CCGCAAATTAACAGGTGGAACAACTTGGTCTTCAACGTTAAATTTGCCATCATTATTTAGTTCATCGCAAGCGCTTGGTTCAAATGGCAATGATCTATATTATGTGCAGCTTAACGATTACAACTACCTTGTTTATCAGCAATACGACGCCAATCCATTAGTCCCGCAAAATTTAGCTGTTACAGCTGTTGCTGGAAAACCAAAACTAACTTGGACTCCAATCACTGAACCTGATGTAAGAATAAATAATAACGGAGTCAGGATAGAGCGGAGGCTGGATGTAGTAGGTAACGACAATGGACAAGCTGGTCAGAAATCGCAACTGCAAGTGGAACTGATTCTTTCTATACCGATAACAGTATAACCACTGCTGGTTCAGGTCCAAGTTATGCTCAATATAGAATAAGAGCGAGGGATATAGAAGGATATAATTCAGATTATTCATCCCCCGTTCAAATTAGATATGGTGAAGGAATAGAAAAAAGAGGCTCAAATGGTTCTGATATACCAAATGAATTTCACCTGTCACAAAACTATCCTAATCCATTCAATCCGAGTACAAAAATTAAGTTTGGCATTCCTTACAGTTCATTTGCCTCACTCAAAGTATACGACGTGCTTGGTCAGATTGTAGCTGCTCTTTTTAATAACACTTTGGATGCCGGTAATTATGAAATAGAATTAAATTCTATCCAGTCTGAATTAAAATCGGGAATATATTATTATGAATTGAGGTCAAACGATTTCCATGAAGTTAAAAAATTTATGTTACTTAAGTAACTTTAGTTTTACGGGATGTTGTCTCTTGATACGGGATGACATCCCAAAATTTAGTGTTAAAATTTAAGATGTTTATGACAGAAAAAAGATTTATCCTTCTAATTGTAATTATAATAGC from the Ignavibacteria bacterium genome contains:
- a CDS encoding T9SS type A sorting domain-containing protein, which gives rise to MATASGTDSFYTDNSITTAGSGPSYAQYRIRARDIEGYNSDYSSPVQIRYGEGIEKRGSNGSDIPNEFHLSQNYPNPFNPSTKIKFGIPYSSFASLKVYDVLGQIVAALFNNTLDAGNYEIELNSIQSELKSGIYYYELRSNDFHEVKKFMLLK